GCCATTCGATAAATTCCCCCACGCCATCGGACTTCAATAGGCCTGTGTGTATTTGAAATCCGTCAATGAAGCACAGGCGGAAACACCTGAGTTGAACCCTAACCCGATGTCGGCGCTTTCCCCTCTTCATGAATGGAAAAAGACAAGGAGAAGAGGATCCTATCGTCTTCCTGATTCACTTTGCAACGGGGCAGTGAAGCTGTTCGCTCTTATACCGATCGTTGTCTGCGTGTGCCGCATGGCGGCGGCGAGATCCAGCACAGCGGCGAACCGAACGAGATGAGTCGCTGCCCGCGTTACTCGAAGGGATAGAGCGGATCTTTGCTCAAGGGCCGTTTCTCTCGTTCGATGAAACTTGCCGAACAATGATAGCCTTCATGATTCAAGAATGGGAAAATAAACATCAAGATATTCGCTTCTACCTGTAAGTCGTCGGGCACCAATCGCACGTTTTTCTCGCGCGCAGCCAGTTTCAGATTGAGCAGACAGCCCTCTTCCGAGTATCCACTTGCGGTAATCCTTCGAGAAGCGTCGGGTCCTCCTCCGGGAGGCTTATCAACGTGAGAAGTGCAGGCGACGAGAAACAGGGGAACGACGACGGTAAGCACTACGAAAAAGCGTTTCACGACCACCTCGAGAAATCTGTAGGTGCCGATCGGATTACAGATTTCAAGGAACGAGACGCGTGCGATTTGATGAAGCACCTCATCGTGGTTGAACGGTCTGCGTTCAAAGGTGATTGAATTCGCCGGATTGTCGAGGAAAGGCGAGAAGGGTGTGAAGAAACAGACGGAGAGCTCTGAATTTCAAGATCATCGTCACTCCGTTGCATGGACCTTGGGACGCGGGAAACAACGTTCAAATACTGGTCCCCATCTTCTGTGGATAACCTTGTGAGCAAGTCTGTTTCTTGACCAAATCATGCGCAAGGGACGTGTCGATTCATCAAACTGCCTATTTTTTAGGCGTCCGCACTATGTCAGAAGCGCCCCCAGTAATAGTGGTTCGTATCGTTCTCCCAGACATTTTCATGCATTCCCTGCACGGTGCGCCCGACGTCCACAAACGAGTCGTTGGTCGAACAACCAGGTGCATGGCTATCCACAACTACGAGAACTTTCTGTGGATCGCAGCCCAGGAGATACGTCTAGAGCGTTGTTTCTAATCTGTCAAGAGCCGGTCGGAAAGGAAAGCAGCCCCGCCGGTGAAGCAGGTAGGGCCGAAGGACTGCGGGCGGCGCTACTGTTTTCGGTAAACATTGATCCCGACCTTCTCTTGGCGATTCGGAATGGTGACGTTCCCTTCCGTCGAAGCAATGATGATGGTCTTGCCCGTCGAAGAAGGACCGAACTCCTTTGAGAGGTCCACTCTGATCGTCAATACAGATCCTTCGACGCTCATCTCAATGTTTTTCATGATTGCGTCCTTTCAGCTGCACACATGGTGATTACTTTGGCTCTCAACGACGATCCAATCTCTGATCACGAAATTGGCCGAAGGGTTCTGCCAATACCGAGCCCCTGGACGAGGTTCATGATCCAGCGCCATTTGAGAAGGGACATCTCTCTCATAGCATCAGGGAGTCAGCGAGCGAAGGTTGTGCCGGCGAGTTTCTTTGTAATGCCAGGTAAATGGTTTTGGGCATCGCCACCTTGAAAGCTGAAGGTCAGCAAAAAACCAGAACATTGCGTGTATCCGGTGCCGCCGGGGCCTTTGCCGTTTCGAAAATCACCGACGACCATGTCACCTCCCGTACAAATCGGGAAGGCCGTTCTCTTGAACGCGGGGTTCTGCAAGTACAGGGCCATCATCTGTTTGATCTCCGCCGCTGTTTCGGTTTGTTTGTCGATGTGCACATACACCGACAGCGCTTGACCGTTAGGCCATTGCCAGGCGCAGCCATCACCCGTACCCATCCTGGACTGGACGGCTGATAACGCAGGAGATACGAGCATACTGCAGACCTGTGTTGCCATGGGATTCTGAGCGTGCACGGGTGATGCCCAGAACAATCCACAGATGGCGATGAAATTCCTCAGTTTCAAGTTACGTATCTCAAGTTACGCTTTCTTGGAACAACACACCCGCTGCAACGAGGGCCGTGTCGTACCGGCGACCCTTCAAGTTGGCGAAAGGTGGATTGTAGTCGCACCGCTGTGTCTATTCAATGGCCTGTCCCAAGACGCAGCCGGTGACTTGGAGGATTGAAAAGGAGAGCCAAGAGCACAAGACCTTGGGTCGCATTGGATGCCGAAAGTCATCATAGCTGCACACTCGCCTACAACTGGAGCTGTCGGCAGTGAGGGTCATGTCGGTCGTCTACTGGTGCGGAATCAGCGTGACGGTTTCGGTTCGACGTTCGTTGTTGCGTATGTCGGTTACGCGTAGGATGACCTCATGCGGCCGTGGTCCCCAGCTTTCAAACGTGACATGGACAGCCGAATTGCGCTCCGTACGGGGCACGACTAAACTTTTCCCAGATTCAATATCGTAACCCTTCACCAGACGATAGCCGCTCGCCGGCAAGTAGTCATATGCAAGCGTTCGGCCATCGGCTGTCCAATGGAAGGCCACCACGTCTCCCTCCGTCACGACGTCGATTTCTCGTACCATCATGGTCGCAAGATCCAGAAGGCCGATCAGGTTGTGATGTCCCGCAGCAGAGAAGGCTGCGTATCGTCCGTCCGGTGACACACGAACGAGCTCGAACCGCTGCAGGCGGTAAGACAGACCAGGCGCGACCGTGGATTCGGTCGGCAAACGTTGAAGCAGAATTTGAGAGGGAGTTGTCCGATCAGCGTGAATCACCAGAATGGCTTGTCGGTCGGGCGTCAATTGCACAGAGGGGTAAGCCGATACAGGCTTGGCACCGCAGGCTAGTACGAAGCTGCCTACGAGAAGAAGACCTAGGACGGAACGGGTGCGACGATCGATACGGGCTACCGTATAGATCTCAGAGTCCAGGAATCGGCCGATCGGTTGCTCCTGCCCAGAAGTAATTATCATCGGAGTCCTTATACCAATGGGCATTGCCGTTGACGGTCATTCCGTTGCTCGTCCAACCTTGATACTTGAGTGTGCGTCCCTTTTTGATCGTTCGGACCGCCGCCGTTTCGGTGGTGGGAGCCAGTTCGCGAATGTTCAGGTCGGCGCGTGCCTTCACAATGCCCGGTTTCTTGATGAAATTGAACGTGCGCGGATCACGTTGGAACTCATTGGCCATGTCGACGAGCTTGTCGAGATCGACGTCGAATCCTGGACATGTCTTATCCGAGCGGATTTCTCGATGGCCGATGATGTGATCGCGGTCGCAGGGGATAGCCCACCGTCGGGAAATCTCATCAATCAACCGCGCGCTGGCGTCATACAACGCATCGGACCAGAGTGTATCGACCCGTCCTTCATGTTCAATGCCGATCGTATACAAATTCGGATTGAGTTCGGGTTTCAACAGGCGCCAAGTCGGAGCGACGATTCGACCGGCATGCCAAGCCTGATCACTTTCGCCTACGTACTGATGAACCTGTCCCTCCTTCCCGATCCCATAGTGGGCGGAGACTCCTGACTCCTCATTTGAAAACCAGGCGTCGGTGCCCCTGAGCGTGCCTTCCATGATATGGATCACGATCGCTTCGGGTCTGAAGCCCTCTCGTCCCTTGTCTCTATTCGGACTCCCGATCCACTGAATAGGCATCCTACCCCCGGATGTGTTCCTGATTATGCAGACCCTATGAAACAGGCGAGGCTAGTTCCCCTTCCAAACTCGGCTCGAAACTCATTCTCACGAGAGCGCCATAACCCCATGCCCCAGTGTGCGAAAAGTTTCCCTAGTCACTTCGCAATGAGACCAGGTTGAGTAACTTATCGTCAGGACACGATAAACTGCGCGGTCCCCCTCAGATAAACTGCGGAATAAAGTTGTTGCGGTCCTGGTGGTGGTCCTGCAATCGTCGTGGGGGCCGTTGAGGTAATTCCGAGCACCTTAATCCGAGTTCCGCTCGATTGAGTCATCACCGTTACAATGGGTACAATCAAAGAGAAGGTGACAGTGCGTAAGTCCGGGATGGTCTCGAGCGTGACAGTGACGATTTCTCCAATGGCACTGTTCTCGATAAGAATTTCTTCGCCCCTGAAGGAACGGCTGAGCGTGTTATCGCGATAACTGAAAATGGGGCCTCCTAAAATACTTGTGGTTGAATAGGTTACCTGAATCGTCCCGCTGCTGAGCTCGAATAGGTTGGCGCGTGTAAATCCTTCCATGATGATACCCTCCATAACAATAAGGTATTGGTAGTTGTTTTCGCGGCCATTCGTGGCATGGCCCGCTGTTGAGAGTAATTTGCATCAGCAATTCGTCGCGACACGGCCTGTGTCTGTCGCAATCTCCTAGAATACGATCGTCCATCCTTCTTTTTGTGCCTGCTGGGCGGTATACGAGACGCCGTCCACTTTCAAGCCCTTGTTGTTCAGCAGAGTAATGATCCCGCCCTTGTTTCCCAATTGAACGTCCTGGGGCAGTGTAACAACAAGCGTGGCACCGGGACCTATGACTCCGGAGAGACTGTGACTCTTTTTGAGCCGATCGGCGATCTTCCATCCCCTCAGGTCGATCGATTCCGGTGATGTGTTGAGCAACGTGACCGTTTCCTGTTCCGGCGCAGGACCGACAGGATTCACCATCGCGCCGACGATTCTGACGAGATGATCAGGTTCTGTAGGACCGGGCTGCGGTCCCGGTCCGGGGTTCGACACGTCGGGACTGGTATGACCGGTGCGATCATCGGTATGCCAGGCTTGAGACTGAAAGGCCAGGAAGACCGCCACCCATTGATGAGAACTAGGAAATGCAAACATCAAGGCTCCATCCTGCCACACTCCATCATCACCGGTATGGGGTGGAACATTCCCCTGATTCATGTGGATGTCGTGAATACCATTGCCCGGGGTGAAGCGGAACACTTTGTCGGGTACCTGTTCCTCCGGGCCCCACCGTTGGCCGAAGGCGTAGATCTGCGCATCCGGTTCCTGGATCGCTCGGGCGACATAGTGCTCGATCTGGTCGCTCAAATCGTTATTTGGACCGGGCACATTTGGAGGGAGGAGTCTCATGTCCAGGCGATTGAACAGATTGCCACGAATAAAATCGAGCGCCGGGCCTCCAGGCTGACTCTGCAACGATGTGAATCCGACGGGCAATCCCGGTAGAGAGGCTGTAATTGAGTGTTGGAAATTGTCGTCGAGCAAAAACAGCAACTCTGACGGGCTGAGCTGGGATTTCACATTCACCGCAATTCGGTACTGGACTGCCCCCGCTTGGATATGAACCTGGTAATGTGGAGACTTGGGCTCGGTTTCTCGCTTGGCGCCAATGGCTTTGCCTTTGAGCACCCCATATTTTTTTAAGGGCATCCGTCACCTCCGTTGTCGTGTCGTCCTACAATTCAATGATCAAGTGTGAAATTGACAGGGCCCGCTCAGGTTGTATCGCGATCGGCATGCAATGACCGGACCTTCATGGATAGGCCTGTCGCTTCAGTGGATTGAAGAAGTTCCGCGCGGTCTGTTTACCTGGGACTGTATCCATACCGATACGGATAGAATCTTATTCGATACAGTGACAGAGGGTAGGAGTGAGCAGTTTGATACTGGAAGAGCGACAATTCCCTTTACTTTTCCAAGAAAGATGAACTCCACGTGAGCCAATGCCAATAGCGGGATGAGCGGTTCAAGGTCGGTCCTTCTCGGTCGAGCGAGCTGCTCGTTTCAGCGCGGAGGCAAACTGCTGAAGCTTGTGGACCTGACGGAATCGTGTTCGATAGATAACTGTAAGTTTTCCTGCAGCAGCCTTCGAGTGACATCGCGTTTGTAGCGTTCGATGACAGGGTCCGGAGGCAGCGTCGTCGGGTGATCGTCGACCATGAAACGGGGTGGATCAGTTGACTTCATCCATGTGCCGGCTCCACTACCTGGTCAATCCTCGGAATACCACATGCAGGTCTATGAAGTGCAGGACGGTCAAACGGGCATCGCTGGGGCACTCCGACCACGATGGTCTCTCAAAAATCAGCTGAAAGACTGGCATGCACAGGACAAGATGTGACTTCACTTGCATGATCCAGAATCGTGGAGTAAGAAAACCGCAATGACTCCTGAAACTGCCCTGTGAACGGCGAGCGCGAAAAGATGACGGTGGATCGTCAGGCAGGCCTCGCCTTGCCTCACGAAATGTTTGATCGCAAGGCACGACCCCAATCCTCACTGTCGATAATCCGCAAGTACGTGCCGTCGATGGAGATACGATTTGTGTTGGAGGCGAGCGCATCAGGCTTCGTGGGATCGACACGCCCGAACTGAGTGAAATTCGACGGTCTAGCAGTTAAGCGCTAACTGGAGGAGTTGCTGCACAACGGCCCGATTCGCATCGGGCCGTATGGCCGGGATGCCTACAATCGGCTCCTGGCCAAGGTGTTCGCGAACGAGCAAGATGGGGAGGAGACGTTGATCCAAGAAGCATACGAAAAGCCGCGATCATAGAAACTCTGATCCCGCCTCGTTGAAACACCAGTGCAAGCGATCCATCGTGAGCCCAAGGTTGGCAGAAAAGGTACCGACCTTTTAATAAGGATGACGCCCTACGAGAAAGTCGCCGCCATGATCGATCGTCGCTAGGATGGAATCGCTGCCTACGGCGAGCCCGAGAACAAGGTCTCGCTCGCTTTGGTCGAGGGACTCAACAATACAAACCGCCTCATCCAACGTCGAGCATACGGACTGCGCGACGAAGAATATCTGCGCTCGAAGGTACTTAGATGCATGCTTCTCGCGCTCCAAAAACCTTGAAAGCTACCCACTCGATTTCCTGATGAGCCAGAATAATTTAGCGATGCTGTACGAGCATCCCTCCATGATGTTTGATGGCCAATATGCCCTCTCAGTGCACAACGTGTCGTAGTACCATTCTCATCACCAGCTGATACACAATCCGTTCTAATTGGATCGCCCCTTCTCTTGGCTCTGTCTACGTCGACCTCACAATGTGCCCGGCGAAGTACATCTTCTATGCACGCGCATTCAATGGTGGTGCATGAAACCATGGTGATTGTTATGGCGGCCAAGGCCCAACCCCAGCTCCCCGCCTTAATTAAGGAACATTGTCTTGTTCGCGGATGCAGCATAACGCGTATCGTGTTTCGCTGCGCTTCAGTCGCGCTGAATCCGATAGATCGCATACGTGATTTAGGTCTGCCGCAGTCAAGGTTGCCCGCATGCCTTCCCATTCACGGTGACTACATCTGTGACTCGCCCTGTTAGTTCAAGAGTTTTGTTCACGAGCGTAATGCCCTGCGACCCTACAACCTTGAGGCGACCTACGTTTGTCTGAATGGCGTTTGTAACTTGCGGCAGGGTGACACCCGTAAAATCACTCTTTGCTTCAGTCAACAAGTCTGCCCCTTCGTTCACTAAGTGTTTGCCATTTCGGACACCACCCTCAAGTGTTACACCGGCCGTCGTCAAATATCCACCGGCCTTCTCTAGATTCTTAAGCTTTTGGCAATCTGGGGTTGAGGAGTTACCCTCAACTTCCGTGACTAATTGGTCGAGCTCTTTGTTTACATCGGTGAACATGCCGTTCGTCACAGCAAAGCCGGCATATACGATTGATGATTCTTTGAGGAAGGTATCGAAGTTCTGTTTTCCGGTCACGAGATACTTGATCTTCTCTTTCTTAACGTAATCGCGGTCGGTATCCGCGAGTGGCTTGAAATCCTTGTTGACATCGACAATCGTAAGATCCCTTTCCTTAGGTTGCTCAAATGCTCCCATCCCTGGCAGCGGCATGCCTTCCATCCCACTACAGCCATGGAGCACGAGCAGCAGGCTTGCGCATATCACAAGATCTTTGTTGTTCACAGTGCACCTCCTCAAGAAATGGTTACGCTTGACGGTCGACGTTTCCTCTCGATACTGACCAAGATCAGCACAAGTGCTGCTGAGCATGATCGTTATCTGTCTTACCCTGGGCACGGAGATATCGCCTTCCTTAACAGCCGCATTTTAGGATTCAGAGGCTCCTTAGCACGACCGTGAAAGCAGGTTATGCCAAGCGCCTACACCTTTCATTTGCGAGAATTTCAGCCTTTCTGAGTAAGACGCACACAGGCATTTCTTGTGCCACGTATATACACGTACGTACATGACAAAAGGCCTGGTACTTCGATAGCCTAGGGAAAGTGCTTTGGACTTGGACAGGCTGTGTCTGTATCTAAATAGATACTACGGTGGATCGGATTAGATACAGCAGGTGTTGGAGGAGATGACTACTGATTGGTGCTGGTCAACTGACCGGGCAAATTTGTCTTGAAGGAGCTTCATGAAGGATACGCTGCCAAGAGACCGTCAGCGTGGGAGCCCGTTGAGCTGCGATCTTCATGCTACTTAAAACCACAGCCTCCAGGACCGCGACTTCTCGTGTCCCTCCATGATCAACGTCTCCGCCACGTTCCGTTCGTTCACAAACACATACATCGACCAGGAGGCGATTGTAGAGGTCCCGGCCAAGCGGCTCGATACGGATTGAGCCGCTTGGCAGCAACCCTTCCGTCCGCATGCTCTCTCCGAAGCCCGCCCCCAGGTGGAGTGCTCTCGCCTGACGAAATCGCCATTCCAAACGTATCATAGGAGAATCGCCGGAAGACCAATCTGCCGAAAAGAGGCGAGGGCGATCGCAAGATTGCTGACCTCTGCCTATGGCAGCACCACAATCGCCAGCTCGCCGCCGAAGGATTGGAGCAGCAGTAATACTGCGCCTAGAAACAGCGTAATGACGGCGGGCCAGATCATCGATAGAGCACCGAGAACTAGGACGAATGTGATCACCACCAACGGCCGCTGGACGAGATGATTTTTAACACTGATCATGAGATCCTCCATGAGATCCGTTTTGCCCGGGTTACGCCTCCAACACAAATCGTATCGCCATCCACCGCGAGCCTTTGCAACGCACTCAGCGCTACCCCTCCTACATCAACATCTCCCCGACATTCTGTTCGTTCACGAACACATCGATCACGAAAGCACGTTCTGCGCCACGCGTCTTCTAAACGAAAAGTTAAGTATTCCAACGGTCTGAGCGAACTGTTTCAAAGTTGGACAGCGCTCATCTGTATCTGAATGGATTCCAGGTGGATCGGATCGGATTCAGGCGAGATTGAGGATCGGGCCGTTACGTAGTAATCTTCCAACGGCTGCTTGGTCGCCAAACCGTGGAGCTCACTCAGTGCGGGTTTGCCGATGTGACGGATCTGATGCGTTGAGCTGTGGGAAAAGCTCTCTCCTCATGTGACCGGTGTCTTGGAGACGGTTCACCGCATTTGCCAAGACTGGTCAAGATACATGGTTCTGTTCGCTGGACACCTGTTCCTCACGGATCGTTTCCAGCTAGTGAGCCTGCTCGGGTATCAAGAGACCAGCCTTGCGGTTGCAGTTCGCCATTCCTGATGGTTTGAAATCCCGACAGACTCATTCGGGTACGCTGACGCCTGAGCCTCCCATTTCTTTTGGCAAGTCCTTCATTTTTGGCAGCCCGTCCTTTATTCGCAGCTTCGTCTCCTCATAGTTCACATGGATGCCGGCCTGGTAGGGAAAGTCCGGAATAACAGCCGCATACACATCGGTGAGTCCCCACGTGGGATGTTCGGTAAAGACATGGCCTCCACAGGTCCTGCACCATTTGCGATAACTGAGCGGCGTCTTGCTGTACGTGCCGATGTTCTCTGCTCCCTGCGTGATTCGCACCGAGTCGGGCTTCCACAATGTGAAGGCGTTGACCGGCGCAGCCGACCAAATTCGACAAGACTCACAGTGGCAATATCCCATTGCGGCCGGCTCTCCGCTGACGGTGAAGCGAACCGCGCCGCAAAAGCAGCTTCCTTGGTACACGTTCTCGTTGCTCATGGTGTCTCTCCTTGGTGGTGTGGGTTGGCTTGCTTATACCGGTGTGACGGCGGTTCTTTCCCGCGATTTGGATCGAGAATTGAGATTTAGCTACAAATCCACTCGCATTGTGGATTGTCTCATCCGCAGAAGTAAAGATGATGGTGGGGAACTCTTACTCGAATCGTGGAGGAAGAAAACCAGAATGGCTCTTGAAGCTCTCCTGGAAACGCGGAGCGCGAAAAGATGAACGGTGAATTGCCAGGCAGGCCTCGCCTTGTTTCACGAAATGTGTGATCGCAGGACGCGACCCGAATTCAGAAATTCAGACGGAAATGTATGACAAAAGAGTCCCGACCTCCTTACTGCAACCCAGGATGGTTGATGCTACTCACCGGACGCTTCCTCCTCACGAATGGCTTCCAGCTCGGCAAGCGCATCGAAGTCTTTGGGGCGGCCGGCTGCACGCTTAACTTCGATCAATCTGGACAAGGTGATGCATCGGCAGGAAACACCAAATAGGTCGATGTCAATCGTATGAGGGAGCAGGTCTTCATAGCGCCCACCTCCGGTAATTTCTCCCAACAAATCCAAGGCACCCAGGTCCGTGATCAGAGTGAAGTTGAGCCCTCGCTGGAGGGTTTGGACATCGAGCTGAAACGGCAAGCCTTCGGGAGCACCGCGCAGATAGGGATGGTGAGGTGCCAGACATGAAGCAAGGCGGTCGAGATTCTGTCGCGATCGGCCGTAGACGATATCCAAATCAACCGTCAGTCGGGAAGATCCATGGGCGGTCGCGGCGGCTCCTCCGACGAGGATGAACTCTACCTGAGCTCTCGCCAATAATCGGACGAGCGTTTCAAAGTCGGTCATTCTTGGGCGAGCGAGGCGCTCGTTTCAGCGCGGAGGCGAACTGCTGAAGCTTTTGAAGTTGACGGAATCTCTGTTCGACGGATAACTTTAAATTTTCCCGTATCAGCGTGCGATCGACATCGCGCTTGTAGCGTTCGATGACGGGGTCCGGAGGGAGCGTCGACGATTGTTCGTGACTCATGAAGAGAAGTGTAGCATTTGACCCCATCCAGGTGCTAGCTCAGCTGTGCTCTGGTCAATGCTTGGAATACCCAAATGCAGGTCCATGAGTCGCGAGAGGCACCAACGGGCCCCGCTGGGTCGCTCTGCTCACAATGACCTCTCAAGTTTATTCCCACGACCCGCAGCAGATGAAAAACAGGCATGCATAGAACAAGATGTGACCCCACCTTTTGATTATTCAAGACGCGACCATAACAGAAATTCAGACGGAAATGCATGACCAAAGACTCCCGACCTTTTTTTAACCATTTTTCTAGGCCTGCGCAACCGGGTGGCCTGACTCGCGTACCAAGCGCACCGCTTCTGCTTTGAACGCCGCCGTAGATGACCGTCGTGTTGTCGTGCTTATGCTGTCCTCCGATTTCCTCAGTTTCCCACTTATGAAGGTGTCTGTGAAATCGGGGGAAGGTCATCCGACCATGGATAGTTAGCCGCAACCTTCTCGATTTTGAAATAAGTTACGCGTATCCTGGGGGCAAAAGCACCTCTC
This region of Nitrospira sp. genomic DNA includes:
- a CDS encoding peptidoglycan recognition family protein, translating into MPIQWIGSPNRDKGREGFRPEAIVIHIMEGTLRGTDAWFSNEESGVSAHYGIGKEGQVHQYVGESDQAWHAGRIVAPTWRLLKPELNPNLYTIGIEHEGRVDTLWSDALYDASARLIDEISRRWAIPCDRDHIIGHREIRSDKTCPGFDVDLDKLVDMANEFQRDPRTFNFIKKPGIVKARADLNIRELAPTTETAAVRTIKKGRTLKYQGWTSNGMTVNGNAHWYKDSDDNYFWAGATDRPIPGL
- a CDS encoding DUF2278 family protein, with amino-acid sequence MPLKKYGVLKGKAIGAKRETEPKSPHYQVHIQAGAVQYRIAVNVKSQLSPSELLFLLDDNFQHSITASLPGLPVGFTSLQSQPGGPALDFIRGNLFNRLDMRLLPPNVPGPNNDLSDQIEHYVARAIQEPDAQIYAFGQRWGPEEQVPDKVFRFTPGNGIHDIHMNQGNVPPHTGDDGVWQDGALMFAFPSSHQWVAVFLAFQSQAWHTDDRTGHTSPDVSNPGPGPQPGPTEPDHLVRIVGAMVNPVGPAPEQETVTLLNTSPESIDLRGWKIADRLKKSHSLSGVIGPGATLVVTLPQDVQLGNKGGIITLLNNKGLKVDGVSYTAQQAQKEGWTIVF
- a CDS encoding GFA family protein, translating into MSNENVYQGSCFCGAVRFTVSGEPAAMGYCHCESCRIWSAAPVNAFTLWKPDSVRITQGAENIGTYSKTPLSYRKWCRTCGGHVFTEHPTWGLTDVYAAVIPDFPYQAGIHVNYEETKLRIKDGLPKMKDLPKEMGGSGVSVPE